Proteins from a genomic interval of Paenibacillus sp. FSL R5-0623:
- the pabA gene encoding aminodeoxychorismate/anthranilate synthase component II, producing the protein MILVIDNYDSFTYNLVQYLGELGETVEVRRNDEIDLAGIEVLAPDHILISPGPCTPNEAGISLAVIDHFKGSIPIFGVCLGHQSIGQAFGGNVIRAERMMHGKTSEMHHNGTSVFAGLPSPFTATRYHSLIVERSSLPDCLEITAETAEGEIMGLRHKEYAIEGVQFHPESIITDHGHQMLRNFLSQQVKV; encoded by the coding sequence ATGATACTGGTTATCGATAATTACGATTCCTTCACGTACAACCTGGTTCAATATCTGGGTGAACTGGGTGAGACGGTGGAAGTTCGCCGCAACGACGAGATTGATCTGGCAGGCATAGAGGTACTGGCACCTGATCACATTCTGATCTCTCCGGGCCCATGTACACCGAATGAAGCAGGCATCAGCCTGGCAGTTATTGATCATTTCAAGGGAAGCATTCCGATCTTTGGTGTTTGTCTGGGGCATCAGTCCATTGGACAAGCATTTGGTGGCAATGTCATTCGTGCGGAGCGCATGATGCACGGCAAAACATCCGAGATGCACCACAATGGGACATCGGTATTTGCCGGATTGCCATCTCCATTCACAGCTACCCGTTACCACTCCCTGATTGTCGAGCGCAGCAGCTTGCCTGACTGCCTGGAGATTACAGCGGAGACAGCTGAAGGTGAGATTATGGGTCTGCGCCACAAAGAATATGCGATTGAAGGGGTTCAATTCCACCCAGAATCCATTATTACAGACCATGGTCATCAGATGCTGCGTAACTTTTTGTCCCAACAAGTGAAGGTATAA
- the folP gene encoding dihydropteroate synthase: MTLTPVIYERNYTWGPAELKLGTRTQIMGILNVTPDSFSDGGRYNNVERAVAHAKQMMEDGADLIDIGGESTRPGSEVVNADEELSRIIPVIEALHQQAPHIPISVDTYKAEVARQAILAGAHIINDVWGAKADPDMARTAAELGCPIILMHNRQKRNYTDYLSDVVSDLQESIQIALTAGVKAEQIILDPGIGFVKDLGENLKLMSSLGLLNEMGYPVLLATSRKRFIQNTLNVGADDALEGTAATVAFGIAQGCQMVRVHDVKPIRRTADMCDAMLYASPGLRRK, translated from the coding sequence ATGACACTTACACCTGTCATCTATGAACGGAACTATACATGGGGGCCAGCTGAGTTGAAGCTGGGTACAAGAACACAGATTATGGGCATTCTTAACGTCACGCCTGACTCGTTCTCGGATGGTGGACGTTATAACAATGTGGAGCGGGCGGTTGCCCATGCCAAGCAGATGATGGAAGACGGTGCTGACCTGATTGATATCGGTGGGGAATCTACCCGACCCGGATCAGAGGTAGTCAACGCCGATGAAGAGCTCAGCCGGATCATTCCGGTTATTGAAGCATTGCATCAGCAAGCCCCGCATATTCCGATATCGGTAGACACGTATAAAGCCGAGGTTGCACGTCAGGCTATTCTAGCCGGTGCCCATATTATTAATGATGTGTGGGGTGCCAAGGCAGATCCAGATATGGCCCGCACGGCTGCAGAACTGGGGTGTCCCATCATTCTGATGCATAATCGGCAGAAGCGAAACTATACCGATTATCTGAGTGATGTCGTCAGTGATTTGCAGGAAAGCATACAGATTGCATTAACAGCCGGCGTGAAAGCAGAGCAAATTATCCTGGACCCGGGCATTGGTTTTGTGAAGGATCTCGGAGAAAATCTGAAGCTCATGTCATCGCTCGGTTTGCTCAATGAAATGGGGTATCCCGTTCTGCTAGCCACCTCACGCAAAAGATTCATCCAGAACACCCTGAATGTCGGTGCGGATGATGCGCTGGAAGGAACGGCTGCGACCGTTGCATTTGGCATTGCCCAAGGATGCCAGATGGTTCGAGTTCATGATGTGAAGCCGATTCGGCGGACGGCAGACATGTGTGATGCCATGTTATATGCTTCTCCGGGTCTACGGAGGAAATAA
- a CDS encoding aminotransferase class IV — protein MQYAAINGELVNMAAAVVPVTDHGFLYGLGIFETFRTYQGVPYLLERHLERMASGCKELGIPFTTTAAEVTDWIQRLMDANGLRDAYVRYTVSAGEAPLGLPSGDYSKPNHIVLAKALPEPSPSLYECGKMLQRLSTPRNTPEGEVRFKSLHYMNSILAKRELNGYGKHVQGAEGLQLTRDGHIAEGIVSNVFWVRESVLYTPALSTGILPGITRAVALEIATQQGIPCIETLAAWEDLLQADEIFLTGSVAELVPVTILRDQDGAETIISNGHIGSVTAVLLGMYRQKAGYTS, from the coding sequence ATGCAATATGCCGCGATAAACGGAGAGTTGGTCAATATGGCGGCGGCCGTGGTTCCTGTAACGGATCACGGCTTTTTGTACGGACTGGGAATTTTTGAGACGTTCCGGACGTATCAAGGTGTCCCATATCTTTTGGAACGGCATCTGGAGCGTATGGCCTCTGGTTGTAAGGAACTTGGCATTCCATTTACAACGACCGCGGCAGAGGTGACAGATTGGATTCAACGTTTGATGGATGCGAACGGACTTCGGGATGCGTATGTACGTTATACGGTATCAGCCGGTGAAGCACCGCTAGGCCTACCTTCTGGTGATTATTCGAAGCCAAATCATATCGTACTGGCAAAAGCATTACCTGAACCATCTCCTTCTTTATATGAGTGCGGCAAAATGCTCCAACGGCTGTCTACACCTCGCAACACGCCCGAAGGAGAAGTGCGGTTCAAGTCACTGCATTACATGAACAGCATTCTGGCAAAACGGGAGCTTAATGGGTACGGGAAGCATGTGCAGGGTGCGGAAGGGTTACAATTAACCCGGGATGGTCATATAGCGGAAGGGATCGTCAGCAATGTGTTTTGGGTACGGGAAAGTGTACTCTACACGCCAGCACTCTCAACCGGCATTCTGCCGGGCATCACGAGAGCTGTGGCACTTGAGATCGCCACGCAACAAGGAATTCCCTGCATAGAAACGTTAGCTGCCTGGGAGGATCTCCTGCAAGCAGATGAAATATTTCTAACAGGCTCGGTGGCCGAACTGGTTCCGGTGACGATTCTGCGGGATCAGGACGGAGCCGAAACGATAATTAGCAACGGACATATTGGCTCGGTTACAGCAGTCCTTCTGGGTATGTACCGGCAGAAAGCGGGGTATACTTCATGA